From the Candidatus Bathyarchaeota archaeon genome, one window contains:
- a CDS encoding ABC transporter permease, translating to MSELRGFYTLWLREIKRFTRDRTRVISSLAQPLLWLVIFGAGFARHFAAPGIDYQQYLFPGILGQTLLFTSMFMGISVIWDREFGFMKEILVAPISRFSMFMGKMLGDSTDALLQGAIVFAVGTALGIGINPVAFAACIPIMLLITFGLVSVGLTLASVMGSLESFGAIQTFINLPLFFLSGALFPINGPLAQGVPAWMQIASAFNPLTYGIDALRQILIGTAYTATQPLWIDITILCLFAVGMIAIGTRAFSKMK from the coding sequence TTGAGCGAACTACGCGGTTTCTATACGCTTTGGCTGCGGGAAATTAAACGGTTCACCAGAGACCGCACCCGAGTGATTAGCAGTTTAGCTCAGCCCCTGCTTTGGCTGGTAATTTTTGGAGCAGGCTTTGCCAGACACTTCGCCGCGCCAGGAATCGACTACCAACAGTACCTGTTCCCAGGAATCTTGGGACAAACGTTGCTGTTCACGTCCATGTTCATGGGCATATCGGTTATCTGGGACAGAGAATTTGGGTTCATGAAAGAAATCTTGGTCGCGCCGATTTCACGGTTCTCCATGTTCATGGGCAAGATGCTTGGCGACAGCACAGACGCACTGCTTCAGGGCGCAATCGTGTTCGCCGTGGGCACCGCGCTAGGCATAGGCATAAACCCCGTAGCATTCGCAGCGTGCATACCCATTATGCTGCTTATCACCTTTGGCTTAGTCAGCGTCGGACTCACATTAGCCAGCGTCATGGGCAGCCTCGAAAGCTTCGGAGCCATACAAACCTTCATCAACCTACCCCTATTCTTCCTCAGCGGAGCCCTCTTCCCCATCAACGGCCCCCTAGCCCAAGGCGTACCCGCATGGATGCAAATCGCCTCAGCATTCAACCCCCTAACATACGGCATCGACGCCCTACGCCAAATCCTCATAGGCACAGCCTACACCGCCACCCAACCCCTCTGGATAGACATAACAATCCTGTGCCTCTTCGCCGTCGGCATGATAGCCATCGGAACCCGGGCGTTTAGCAAAATGAAATAG
- a CDS encoding VOC family protein produces the protein MFVHVSVRVSDMDRSVEFYSGFLGLELKSRREIAQNNAEIAFLQDPEEKGALLELTCYRDQKEFLQADYEKRVFDHLAFTVTDLNSLVEAMRKAGVTITDEPYRLSATGSLMAFVEDPNGTLIELIERSNAAD, from the coding sequence ATGTTTGTTCACGTGAGCGTCCGCGTAAGTGATATGGATCGGTCTGTTGAGTTTTACTCTGGCTTTTTAGGGTTGGAGCTTAAAAGCCGCCGTGAAATTGCGCAGAATAACGCTGAAATTGCGTTTTTGCAAGACCCAGAAGAAAAAGGTGCCCTGCTGGAGTTGACCTGCTACCGTGACCAGAAAGAGTTTTTGCAGGCTGACTACGAAAAACGCGTCTTTGACCATTTGGCTTTTACCGTTACGGATTTGAACAGTTTGGTGGAAGCGATGCGCAAGGCAGGGGTAACCATAACTGATGAACCCTACCGTTTAAGCGCCACTGGCTCCTTGATGGCATTCGTAGAAGACCCCAACGGCACCCTAATAGAACTAATCGAGCGCTCCAACGCAGCTGACTAA
- a CDS encoding glycosyltransferase: MIQIRGSQGIIITQTEENIEFAVGCSYGKSTTADATIETNASSIGETEKPQSPDFFSKDQLVWLLRKHGVEEPYLLDAPAVKRENVIPVLRKAKVKVPEAFFEELATLLQLPFLSKTQARRLYNNTERCKVLKVLPYRVVEDNMIIPTRITQKKASLAVSNPFNLKAMMILQTLMGKRVVSWYVASWESVYMSVEKVYSEIHKHTALLDLLYRSPDESAHKVLTNKQKYWIVGTLLALSVAAILGSAITFAVFFAAINAVYFLINPIKIYISIKGFQQEQNASHTIEETNKLSDDELPIYTVLVPVYREAKVLSQIMRNMYLMNYPNEKLDVKILMEEKDKETIQEAKDLGLFGEPKKRAQGIPTEEYRRFLTTFDPVVIPMADITTKPRACNYGLIRAKGKYCVIYDAEDSPDLQQLRYAANAFEVADKKVTCLQGKLNFYNANENLLTKWFSIEYSYWYDFYLDGLDRVDVPIPLGGTSNHFRIDHLRELGGWDPYNVTEDADLGVRIARRKLKTAMIETYTYEEATLTVGGWIKQRSRWYKGHVQTYLVHMRHPKRLIDELGWKRFGLFQFTFGGSIFMPVINPLLWILTAVGLFVPGVLSILFLLPIESICIFNLLVGNSAYLTLYVVACIKKGKYKSIPFALAMPIYWLIISIASWRGLIQLITKPFYWEKTAHGVTKT; the protein is encoded by the coding sequence TTGATTCAGATTCGGGGTTCACAAGGCATTATTATAACTCAAACAGAGGAAAATATAGAATTTGCGGTTGGATGCAGCTATGGAAAAAGCACGACAGCAGATGCAACCATAGAGACAAATGCTTCGTCTATTGGAGAAACTGAAAAGCCGCAAAGCCCAGATTTTTTCAGTAAAGACCAACTTGTTTGGCTGCTGCGAAAACACGGAGTTGAAGAGCCGTATCTTTTGGATGCACCAGCAGTTAAAAGGGAAAACGTTATTCCCGTGCTGCGCAAAGCCAAAGTCAAGGTACCCGAGGCATTCTTTGAAGAATTAGCCACCCTACTGCAGCTTCCTTTTCTGAGCAAAACTCAAGCCAGAAGACTCTACAACAACACCGAAAGATGCAAAGTCCTAAAAGTTCTGCCCTACCGCGTCGTAGAAGACAACATGATAATACCCACCCGGATTACCCAAAAAAAGGCGAGTTTGGCGGTTTCAAACCCGTTCAACCTCAAAGCCATGATGATTCTGCAGACCCTTATGGGGAAACGGGTAGTTAGCTGGTATGTGGCATCTTGGGAATCTGTGTATATGTCTGTGGAGAAGGTTTACAGCGAGATTCATAAACACACGGCTTTGCTTGACCTGCTTTACAGAAGCCCAGACGAGTCGGCGCACAAGGTGCTTACGAATAAACAAAAGTACTGGATTGTGGGTACGTTGCTGGCTCTTTCGGTGGCAGCCATACTCGGCTCAGCCATAACGTTTGCGGTGTTCTTCGCAGCAATAAACGCGGTGTACTTTCTCATCAACCCCATCAAAATCTACATATCCATAAAAGGTTTCCAGCAAGAACAAAACGCATCCCACACCATAGAGGAAACCAACAAACTAAGCGATGATGAACTGCCAATTTACACGGTGCTTGTTCCTGTTTACCGCGAAGCCAAAGTTCTGTCCCAAATTATGCGCAACATGTACCTGATGAATTACCCCAACGAAAAGCTTGACGTCAAAATCTTAATGGAAGAAAAAGATAAAGAAACCATCCAAGAAGCCAAAGATTTGGGGTTGTTTGGGGAACCCAAGAAGCGTGCTCAAGGCATTCCCACAGAGGAGTACCGTCGTTTCTTAACAACTTTTGATCCCGTTGTGATACCAATGGCAGATATTACAACTAAGCCGCGTGCATGCAATTATGGATTGATTAGAGCAAAAGGCAAATACTGCGTAATCTACGACGCCGAAGACAGCCCCGACCTCCAACAACTAAGGTATGCTGCCAACGCGTTTGAAGTAGCCGACAAAAAAGTCACGTGCCTACAAGGCAAACTAAACTTCTACAATGCCAACGAAAACCTGCTAACCAAATGGTTTTCCATCGAATACTCGTACTGGTACGACTTCTACCTAGACGGCTTGGACAGAGTCGACGTGCCAATACCCCTTGGCGGAACCAGCAACCACTTCAGAATCGACCACCTACGCGAACTAGGCGGCTGGGACCCATACAACGTAACCGAAGACGCCGACCTAGGCGTACGAATAGCCCGCAGAAAACTCAAAACCGCCATGATAGAAACCTACACGTACGAAGAAGCAACTCTTACTGTTGGGGGATGGATAAAACAGCGTTCGCGATGGTACAAAGGCCATGTCCAAACTTATCTGGTGCATATGAGGCATCCAAAGAGGTTGATTGATGAATTGGGGTGGAAACGGTTTGGGCTGTTCCAGTTCACGTTTGGCGGCTCAATTTTCATGCCCGTTATCAATCCTTTGCTTTGGATACTAACGGCGGTAGGCTTGTTTGTGCCTGGAGTACTCAGTATCCTGTTCCTGCTGCCAATTGAATCGATATGCATCTTCAACTTGCTAGTAGGCAACTCTGCGTACCTGACACTGTACGTAGTTGCGTGCATAAAAAAAGGCAAATACAAATCAATCCCCTTCGCACTGGCAATGCCGATCTACTGGCTAATCATAAGCATCGCATCATGGAGAGGACTCATACAACTCATAACCAAACCCTTCTACTGGGAAAAAACCGCACACGGCGTAACAAAAACATAG
- the nikR gene encoding nickel-responsive transcriptional regulator NikR has protein sequence MSKITRVGVTFPPELLKDFDDVISGMGYESRSKAVQDAVRLFVSERKWLKKEANVVQTGVLLMVYDHEVRELERDLTDTQHHHASLVTSTLHVHISERDCLEAIVVKGKASEIQHLSDELATKRGVKILKTVVVSV, from the coding sequence ATGTCGAAAATTACTAGGGTAGGCGTTACTTTTCCGCCTGAGCTTTTGAAGGATTTTGATGATGTGATAAGCGGTATGGGTTATGAGAGCCGTAGCAAGGCGGTGCAGGATGCGGTTAGACTGTTTGTTTCGGAGCGTAAATGGCTCAAGAAAGAAGCGAATGTTGTGCAGACGGGCGTTTTGTTGATGGTGTATGATCATGAAGTGCGTGAGCTAGAACGTGACTTGACTGATACGCAGCATCATCACGCTTCGTTGGTAACCTCCACCTTGCACGTGCACATAAGCGAACGCGACTGCCTAGAAGCCATCGTAGTCAAAGGCAAAGCCTCGGAAATTCAGCATCTAAGCGATGAATTAGCCACCAAACGAGGCGTAAAAATCCTAAAAACCGTAGTAGTAAGCGTTTAG
- a CDS encoding HIT family protein: MSESCIFCKIVRKEAPASIVYEDDDVFAFMDIRPVNLGHTLVIPKQHCKDIYETPEELISKTYAITKRLSTAVKKATNADGISIIQQNEKAAGQEVFHLHVHIIPRFKDQKMPNFAKLTFADRKQLEETAQKIKQNL; the protein is encoded by the coding sequence GTGAGTGAGAGTTGCATATTTTGTAAAATCGTGCGTAAAGAAGCGCCTGCGAGTATTGTGTATGAGGATGATGATGTTTTTGCGTTTATGGATATTCGCCCTGTTAACCTGGGGCATACGCTGGTTATTCCCAAGCAACACTGCAAAGACATCTACGAAACCCCCGAAGAGCTAATCAGCAAAACATACGCCATAACCAAACGCCTATCCACCGCTGTGAAAAAAGCCACCAACGCCGACGGCATAAGCATAATCCAGCAAAACGAAAAAGCAGCAGGACAAGAAGTCTTCCACTTACACGTACACATCATCCCCCGCTTCAAAGACCAAAAAATGCCCAACTTCGCCAAACTCACCTTCGCAGACAGAAAACAACTAGAAGAAACCGCACAAAAAATCAAACAAAACCTCTAA
- a CDS encoding ATP-binding cassette domain-containing protein yields MGKVIETNQLTMSFNGLTAVDKLDISVDSGEIFGFLGPNGAGKTTTINMLCTILKPTGGSATVNGFDIVKEAMKVRKSIGIVFQDPSIDDRMTGRENLWMHANLYGVPVSEQKNRINEVLKLVELEDRADDLLRTYSGGMRRRLELGRGLIHYPKVLFLDEPTVGLDPQTRDHIWNYIRELKETHDITIVLTTHYMDEADKLSDRIGIIDHGKLIALDTPPKLKETLEGDVVTLKADKIDELTALLSEKLGLSQSRIVDGALEITVRGGRSVMPRIMEVAAQNKFFIDSVVLREPNLEDVFLHYTGRKIRSDNSRELHGFAAIQRRKIR; encoded by the coding sequence ATGGGAAAAGTTATTGAAACTAACCAGTTAACTATGTCATTTAACGGATTGACAGCTGTTGATAAGCTGGATATATCTGTGGATTCAGGCGAGATTTTTGGTTTTCTGGGTCCAAACGGCGCAGGCAAAACAACCACCATCAACATGCTTTGCACAATTCTAAAACCCACAGGCGGCTCTGCCACGGTAAACGGGTTTGACATAGTCAAGGAAGCCATGAAAGTGCGCAAAAGCATAGGCATCGTCTTCCAAGACCCCAGCATCGACGACCGCATGACAGGCAGAGAAAACCTTTGGATGCACGCTAATTTGTATGGCGTTCCCGTAAGCGAACAGAAGAACCGCATAAACGAAGTCCTCAAACTAGTCGAGTTAGAAGACCGCGCAGACGATTTGCTGCGAACCTACAGCGGAGGCATGCGCCGCAGACTAGAACTTGGACGCGGCTTAATCCACTACCCCAAAGTCCTGTTCCTAGACGAACCCACCGTAGGGCTTGACCCCCAAACCAGAGACCACATCTGGAACTACATCCGCGAACTCAAAGAAACCCACGACATAACCATCGTCCTAACCACCCACTACATGGACGAAGCCGACAAACTCAGCGACCGCATCGGCATCATCGACCACGGCAAACTCATCGCATTAGACACCCCACCCAAACTAAAAGAAACCCTAGAGGGCGATGTTGTAACTCTCAAAGCCGACAAAATCGACGAGTTAACCGCCCTGCTCTCGGAGAAACTTGGGCTGTCCCAGAGCCGCATAGTGGACGGTGCCTTGGAGATAACGGTGCGGGGTGGAAGATCGGTTATGCCGCGGATCATGGAGGTTGCAGCGCAAAACAAGTTCTTCATAGACTCAGTGGTGCTTCGTGAACCCAACTTGGAGGACGTGTTTTTGCATTACACGGGCAGGAAAATACGTTCGGATAACAGCCGTGAACTGCACGGGTTTGCTGCGATTCAAAGGAGGAAAATCCGTTGA
- a CDS encoding MarR family transcriptional regulator yields MSVTPEECAQELLETAPLIMREIRSQMCSRRTPDLTVPQFRTLVFVEHHTGSSLSEVACHMGTTLPSTSKLVDDLINDGMMEREEHPQDRRRVKLAVTKKGLEILESSRRGTLAYLAKKLLETDAGERENIVKATRVIRAVLQR; encoded by the coding sequence ATGTCGGTTACTCCTGAAGAATGCGCCCAAGAACTCCTTGAAACCGCACCACTTATAATGAGAGAAATCAGGTCTCAGATGTGCAGCCGAAGAACCCCCGACTTGACAGTGCCACAGTTTCGCACACTGGTTTTTGTAGAACACCACACGGGGTCGTCACTATCAGAAGTCGCATGCCACATGGGAACCACTTTGCCTTCAACCTCGAAACTGGTGGATGACCTCATAAACGATGGGATGATGGAGCGTGAAGAGCATCCGCAAGACCGCAGGCGAGTCAAACTGGCTGTAACTAAAAAGGGACTTGAGATTTTGGAGAGTTCACGAAGGGGAACCTTGGCATATTTGGCAAAAAAACTGCTTGAAACAGATGCGGGCGAAAGAGAAAACATAGTCAAGGCCACGCGCGTCATACGAGCAGTTCTTCAAAGATAA
- a CDS encoding pyridoxamine 5'-phosphate oxidase family protein — MDFEECLKFANQNPASFFATVDQTGHPRVRGLLMWYADKTGFYFQIGAMKDLYKQLQQNPNVEVCFFNNKLEGGIMLRVAGQIEFLDDTELKRKAIQDRKFLQTWGFTPESPDLIIFRIPKGQAHTWTMKTNFEPKKIINFG; from the coding sequence ATGGATTTTGAAGAATGCCTTAAATTTGCAAACCAAAACCCCGCAAGCTTTTTCGCCACCGTAGACCAAACTGGGCACCCCCGCGTCCGAGGACTGCTCATGTGGTACGCAGACAAAACAGGGTTTTACTTCCAAATCGGAGCCATGAAAGACCTCTACAAGCAACTTCAGCAAAACCCAAACGTCGAAGTCTGCTTCTTCAACAACAAACTAGAAGGCGGCATCATGCTACGCGTCGCAGGCCAAATCGAATTCTTAGACGACACCGAACTAAAACGCAAAGCAATCCAAGACCGCAAATTCCTACAAACATGGGGATTCACACCAGAAAGCCCCGACCTCATCATCTTTCGCATACCCAAAGGACAAGCCCACACCTGGACCATGAAAACCAACTTCGAACCCAAAAAAATAATCAACTTCGGCTAA
- a CDS encoding ATP-dependent DNA ligase: MDYVDIAVAYEKIEATTKRLEMTDLLVELLQKTPTNLLGKVVYLTQGKLYPDFEGIEIGVAEKLAIKALSRVSGKRQADILDDLKITGDIGKTAQNVIAKNQQTTFFKKTLTVSRVYETLDKMAKTTGSGAVDLKMAMLSGLLSDATPSEAKYLLRTVTGNLRLGIADMTVLDALAIAYGGGKENRKPIERAYNICSDLGRVARIVADEGIEGIKQIQVKVFEPIRPMLAERLAAPEEILEKFNGKCVAEYKYDGERIQIHKQGDKINLFSRRLEKISDQYPDTVDLIKKYVKAKDAILEGECVAMDLETGEMRAFQELMHRRRKYGITAAIEQYPVALFMFDALYVDGEDLTQQAYPKRRKALEETIKKNDKVTVAKQRKVSTAKALEEFFEEAIADGCEGLMCKSVAKESVYQAGARGWLWIKYKRDYKSEMNDTVDLVVVGAIHGRGRRAGAYGALLLATYNKDTDTFETVTKCGTGFTDEDLAKLPELLRKHEVAHKPPRVQSTVEADVWFEPALVMEVLGAEITLSPIHMAAMDSIRKGSGLAIRFPRFTGNYRIDKAAEDATTSQEIIEMYQRQLKKISSQ; this comes from the coding sequence TTGGATTACGTTGACATTGCCGTGGCGTACGAGAAGATTGAAGCTACTACTAAGCGGCTGGAAATGACGGATTTGCTGGTGGAGTTGCTTCAGAAAACGCCCACGAACCTGCTTGGCAAAGTAGTCTACCTCACCCAAGGCAAACTGTACCCCGACTTTGAAGGCATAGAAATAGGCGTAGCCGAAAAACTAGCCATAAAAGCGTTGTCGCGGGTTTCAGGAAAACGGCAAGCAGACATTTTAGACGACCTCAAAATAACAGGGGATATAGGCAAAACCGCCCAGAACGTCATAGCCAAAAATCAGCAGACCACGTTTTTCAAAAAAACCCTCACAGTTTCGCGCGTATATGAGACGTTAGATAAGATGGCAAAGACGACGGGTTCGGGCGCGGTGGATTTGAAGATGGCTATGCTCTCAGGACTACTTAGCGATGCCACGCCCTCTGAAGCCAAATACCTGCTACGCACCGTAACGGGAAACCTGCGGTTGGGCATAGCAGACATGACTGTTCTTGACGCGTTAGCCATAGCGTATGGCGGCGGAAAAGAAAACCGCAAACCCATAGAACGCGCCTACAACATCTGCAGCGACCTAGGACGCGTAGCACGCATAGTCGCCGACGAAGGCATTGAGGGCATAAAACAGATTCAAGTCAAAGTCTTCGAACCCATCCGCCCCATGCTAGCAGAACGCCTCGCCGCCCCCGAAGAAATCCTCGAGAAATTCAACGGAAAATGCGTGGCAGAATACAAGTACGACGGCGAACGCATACAAATCCACAAACAAGGAGACAAAATAAACCTGTTCTCCAGACGCCTAGAAAAGATTTCTGACCAGTACCCCGACACCGTAGACCTCATCAAAAAGTACGTGAAAGCCAAGGACGCAATTTTGGAGGGGGAATGCGTTGCTATGGATTTGGAGACGGGGGAGATGCGCGCGTTTCAGGAGTTGATGCACCGCAGGCGCAAATACGGAATCACAGCAGCCATAGAGCAGTATCCTGTGGCGCTTTTCATGTTTGACGCCCTCTACGTTGACGGCGAAGACCTAACACAGCAGGCGTACCCCAAACGGCGCAAAGCCTTAGAAGAGACCATAAAGAAAAACGACAAAGTCACCGTTGCCAAGCAACGCAAAGTCAGCACAGCCAAAGCGTTGGAGGAGTTTTTTGAGGAAGCCATTGCAGACGGCTGCGAAGGACTGATGTGTAAATCCGTAGCCAAAGAATCCGTGTATCAAGCGGGCGCGCGTGGGTGGCTTTGGATAAAGTACAAACGCGATTACAAGAGCGAAATGAACGACACCGTAGACCTTGTGGTGGTGGGCGCCATACATGGCAGGGGCAGACGTGCAGGAGCCTACGGTGCACTGCTTTTGGCGACGTACAACAAGGACACGGACACGTTTGAGACGGTAACCAAATGTGGTACGGGCTTTACTGATGAGGACTTGGCGAAGTTGCCTGAGTTACTGCGCAAGCATGAGGTCGCGCATAAGCCGCCGCGCGTGCAGTCCACTGTGGAAGCGGATGTCTGGTTTGAACCCGCGTTGGTCATGGAGGTTCTAGGCGCCGAAATCACTTTGAGCCCTATTCACATGGCAGCCATGGATTCGATTCGCAAGGGCAGCGGCTTAGCAATCAGGTTCCCACGCTTCACAGGCAACTACCGCATAGACAAAGCCGCCGAAGACGCCACAACCTCACAGGAAATCATAGAAATGTATCAACGCCAGTTAAAGAAAATCAGTTCGCAGTAG
- the trxA gene encoding thioredoxin: MSSEPFHLTDANFDETVSKNKMVLVDFWAAWCGPCRALAPTIAELAKDYDGKVLIGKLNVDENPKTAEKFQVFSIPTVVVIKDGSEVDRVVGLVPKKSFDAALEKHM, encoded by the coding sequence ATGTCCAGTGAACCATTTCATTTGACCGATGCAAATTTTGATGAAACCGTGAGTAAAAACAAGATGGTTCTTGTTGATTTTTGGGCTGCTTGGTGTGGTCCTTGCAGGGCTTTGGCGCCAACTATCGCGGAGCTTGCAAAAGACTACGACGGAAAAGTGCTTATCGGAAAACTAAACGTCGACGAAAACCCAAAAACCGCCGAGAAATTCCAGGTCTTTAGCATACCCACCGTGGTCGTAATCAAAGACGGCAGCGAAGTAGACCGCGTCGTCGGTTTGGTTCCCAAGAAAAGCTTTGACGCCGCCTTAGAAAAACACATGTAA
- a CDS encoding OsmC family protein: MSEMNFEGSATWKSGTECDLTVKGKQIATVSPPPSFGGKEGFCVPEEIFAAALASCMNTLFLLIAKNSQLELENLDTKAAITMNVESLEKLLFTKIHFTMTVKLQKDNEHERKKASKVYEMAQKICPIRQSWGEGVPISFDLIFQ, encoded by the coding sequence ATGTCTGAAATGAATTTTGAAGGAAGCGCCACTTGGAAAAGCGGCACCGAATGCGACTTAACCGTTAAAGGCAAACAAATCGCAACCGTAAGCCCCCCGCCCTCGTTTGGCGGAAAAGAAGGTTTTTGTGTTCCCGAAGAAATATTCGCCGCCGCCTTAGCCTCCTGCATGAATACCCTCTTCTTGCTAATTGCCAAAAACAGCCAACTCGAACTTGAAAACCTAGACACCAAAGCCGCAATCACCATGAACGTAGAAAGCCTAGAAAAACTACTTTTCACAAAAATCCACTTCACCATGACCGTCAAACTACAAAAAGACAACGAACACGAACGCAAAAAAGCAAGCAAAGTCTACGAAATGGCACAAAAAATCTGCCCCATACGCCAATCCTGGGGAGAAGGCGTACCCATCAGCTTTGACTTAATCTTCCAATAA
- a CDS encoding DUF72 domain-containing protein, translating to MVDAQSKRLNRKVHVGTMGWSYSFWKGTFYPDKLPSKEFLAYYAKHFDSVEVDSTFYRIPRASTVLDWKQQTPDGFMFSLKFPKKITHEKLLKGCQEETQVFLERAEGLEEKRGALLIQLPPMFRQQHFSQLSDFLNALPKTCRYAIEIRNKSLLTSEVYKILHDNNIALAWVDAAKMPLTKEETSDFAYVRWEGDRKAVTGSLSKVEVDKTVQIGQWAHKLQAAAKEKTVVFGYFSKYYSGYPPADAQELLKQLNR from the coding sequence TTGGTTGATGCTCAAAGCAAAAGACTAAACAGAAAAGTGCACGTTGGCACAATGGGCTGGAGCTACAGCTTCTGGAAAGGCACCTTCTACCCCGACAAACTCCCATCCAAAGAGTTTCTTGCATACTACGCAAAGCATTTTGACAGCGTTGAAGTGGACAGCACTTTTTATCGGATACCACGCGCCTCGACCGTGCTTGACTGGAAACAGCAAACACCCGACGGCTTTATGTTCTCGCTCAAGTTCCCCAAGAAGATAACGCATGAGAAGCTGCTAAAAGGCTGCCAAGAAGAAACGCAGGTGTTCCTTGAACGCGCAGAGGGGCTTGAAGAAAAACGTGGAGCCCTGCTAATCCAGCTGCCACCCATGTTCAGGCAACAACACTTCAGCCAGCTATCAGATTTCCTAAATGCCCTGCCAAAAACCTGCCGCTACGCCATCGAAATCCGAAACAAATCCCTGCTCACCAGCGAAGTCTACAAGATTCTACACGACAACAACATCGCCTTAGCATGGGTTGACGCAGCCAAAATGCCCCTTACCAAAGAAGAGACATCGGATTTTGCTTACGTGCGATGGGAAGGCGACCGAAAAGCCGTCACGGGCAGCCTTAGCAAGGTTGAAGTTGACAAAACAGTGCAAATCGGGCAGTGGGCACATAAGCTGCAAGCGGCGGCAAAAGAAAAAACGGTGGTTTTTGGCTATTTTAGCAAGTATTATTCAGGTTATCCGCCTGCAGATGCACAGGAGCTTCTAAAGCAGCTAAACAGGTAA
- a CDS encoding Rieske 2Fe-2S domain-containing protein codes for MAVVKISASEVNLGSNEMKAVDVEGESVLLVNLDGTMYAIGNKCTHRNCKLSSGVLKDGTVKCGCHNSVFDVKTGNVLKGPAKKPVQKYEVTVEDGEIKISV; via the coding sequence ATGGCTGTTGTAAAGATTTCTGCTTCTGAGGTGAATTTGGGTTCTAATGAGATGAAGGCGGTGGATGTGGAAGGTGAGTCAGTGTTGCTGGTGAATTTGGATGGAACCATGTATGCCATCGGAAACAAGTGTACACATAGGAACTGTAAGTTAAGCAGTGGTGTACTAAAGGATGGCACGGTGAAATGTGGCTGTCACAACTCAGTTTTTGACGTGAAAACGGGAAATGTCCTCAAAGGACCCGCGAAGAAGCCTGTGCAAAAATACGAAGTAACCGTGGAAGATGGAGAGATAAAAATCAGTGTTTAG
- the nadA gene encoding quinolinate synthase NadA encodes MNDLMARIEALKKEKKAVILAHNYERPEVQDVADYVGDSIELSRKAMQEQDAQVIVFAAVDFMAQSAAILNPSKKVLLPTLGARCPMAQMLTVDEIKRAKAQYPGAPVVVYVNTLAEAKAESDVCCTSANAVEVIKSLDADTILFGPDRNLADHAAKQTGKTLIPIPQWGFCPTHLLFQPEDIEVLKQQHPNAVVMVHPECSAETRAIADFIGSTSKICQHVKQSPATEFIIATEDGILHRLRKENPDKKFFIAYEGAVCPNMKLTTLERLYASLKEDKYRVEVPQNVAAKAKAALDRMFEVS; translated from the coding sequence ATGAATGATTTAATGGCACGTATTGAGGCTCTTAAGAAGGAGAAGAAAGCAGTTATTCTTGCTCATAATTATGAGCGTCCTGAGGTTCAGGATGTTGCGGATTATGTGGGGGATAGTATTGAGTTGAGTCGTAAGGCGATGCAGGAGCAGGATGCTCAGGTTATCGTGTTTGCGGCGGTGGATTTTATGGCTCAGTCCGCGGCGATTTTGAATCCCTCCAAGAAGGTTTTGTTGCCAACGTTGGGTGCAAGGTGCCCGATGGCGCAGATGTTAACGGTGGATGAGATAAAACGCGCTAAAGCTCAGTACCCTGGGGCGCCAGTGGTTGTTTACGTGAATACTTTGGCGGAAGCCAAGGCGGAAAGTGACGTCTGCTGTACTAGCGCTAATGCCGTGGAGGTCATCAAATCCTTGGACGCGGACACCATACTGTTTGGTCCTGACCGCAACCTTGCTGACCACGCCGCCAAGCAGACAGGCAAAACTTTGATTCCGATTCCACAGTGGGGCTTTTGCCCGACGCATCTGCTTTTCCAACCTGAAGACATCGAGGTTCTAAAGCAGCAGCACCCAAACGCCGTGGTCATGGTTCACCCTGAATGCAGCGCAGAAACCCGCGCCATCGCCGACTTCATAGGCAGCACCAGCAAAATCTGCCAACACGTAAAACAAAGCCCCGCCACCGAGTTCATAATCGCTACGGAAGATGGCATACTGCATCGGCTGCGCAAAGAAAACCCTGACAAAAAGTTCTTCATAGCCTACGAGGGCGCAGTGTGCCCGAACATGAAACTCACCACGTTGGAGCGGCTTTATGCCTCTTTGAAGGAGGATAAGTACCGTGTGGAGGTTCCTCAGAACGTGGCTGCGAAGGCAAAAGCTGCTTTGGACCGCATGTTTGAGGTAAGCTAA